In the genome of [Mycoplasma] phocae, one region contains:
- a CDS encoding phosphoketolase family protein — protein sequence MKKTIFDEDKYLEKVDKWFRAANFLSVAQIYLRDNPLLKRKLTKDDIKLYPIGHWGTIPGQNFIYAHLNRAINKYNLEMFYIEGPGHGGQVMISNSYLDGSYTEIYPEISEDELGLKKMFKRFSFPGGTASHAAPETPGSIHEGGELGYSLSHATGAILDNPDLIAATVIGDGEAETGPLAAGWFSNVFINPVNDGAVLPILHLNGGKISNPTILARKSEEELRSYFVGLGWNPIFVNHKESDNHLENHKIMAKAMDQAIEEILEIRKNARKHSAKEATRPNWPVMIVRTPKGWTGPKIWNNEAVEGSFRAHQVPIPVSAFKMEKIDALEAWLMSYKPHELFDENGKIISEIREIAPKGLKRMAVHPVTNGGINSKLLKLVDWKKYALDIKKPGEIKAQDMAEMSKYAAQIIRDNQDNFRVFGPDETKSNRLFSLFEVTQRQWLEKSIQKYDEWISPEGRIIDSQLSEHQAEGFLEGYVLTGRHGFFASYESFLRVVDSMLTQHMKWIKKSLELKWRADYPSLNIIATSNAFQQDHNGYTHQDPGILGHLADKRPELIREYLPGDTNTLLAVMDKSFKERNVINLIVASKQPREQFFSIEEAEELVNKGYKVIDWASNVSKNEEPDIVFVSCGVESNLESLAAISIMHKAFPDLKIRYVNVVDLLKLRSPKIDPRGISDEEFDKVFTTNKPIMFAFHGYEGLIRDIFFTRKNRNLVVHGYRENGDITTSFDIRQLSDMDRFHISIDAAKMVYGEKAKSFVQEIEKKIVDHKEYIRKYGYDMPEIIEWKWENINK from the coding sequence ATGAAAAAAACAATTTTTGATGAAGATAAATACCTTGAAAAAGTGGATAAATGATTTAGGGCAGCAAATTTTTTAAGCGTTGCCCAAATTTACCTAAGAGATAATCCTTTACTAAAAAGAAAATTAACAAAAGATGATATTAAATTATATCCAATTGGCCATTGAGGAACAATTCCTGGACAAAACTTTATATATGCACATTTAAATAGAGCCATCAATAAATATAATTTAGAAATGTTTTACATAGAAGGACCTGGACACGGTGGACAAGTTATGATTTCCAACTCATATCTTGACGGTTCATATACAGAAATATACCCAGAAATTTCCGAAGATGAATTAGGACTTAAGAAAATGTTCAAACGTTTCTCATTTCCTGGCGGAACAGCTAGTCACGCTGCTCCTGAAACACCTGGATCAATTCACGAAGGTGGAGAGCTTGGATATTCATTAAGTCATGCAACTGGAGCTATTTTAGATAATCCAGATCTCATTGCTGCAACAGTAATTGGAGATGGAGAAGCTGAAACTGGACCACTAGCAGCCGGATGATTTTCAAATGTATTTATTAACCCAGTAAATGATGGAGCAGTATTACCAATTCTTCACTTAAATGGCGGAAAGATTTCTAATCCAACAATTTTAGCTAGAAAATCAGAAGAGGAATTAAGATCTTATTTTGTTGGTCTTGGTTGAAATCCAATTTTTGTAAATCACAAAGAAAGTGATAATCACCTAGAAAATCACAAAATCATGGCAAAAGCTATGGACCAAGCTATTGAGGAAATTCTAGAAATTAGAAAAAATGCTAGAAAACACTCAGCAAAAGAAGCTACTAGACCAAATTGACCAGTTATGATCGTTAGAACACCAAAGGGTTGAACTGGACCTAAGATCTGAAATAATGAAGCTGTTGAGGGTTCATTTAGAGCTCACCAAGTGCCAATTCCTGTTTCAGCATTTAAAATGGAAAAAATTGATGCGCTTGAAGCATGATTAATGTCATATAAACCACACGAACTTTTTGATGAAAATGGAAAAATTATTAGTGAAATTAGAGAAATAGCGCCAAAAGGGTTGAAAAGAATGGCAGTTCATCCCGTTACAAATGGGGGTATAAATTCAAAATTATTAAAATTAGTTGATTGAAAAAAATATGCCTTAGACATCAAAAAGCCTGGCGAAATCAAGGCTCAAGATATGGCAGAAATGTCTAAATACGCTGCTCAAATTATTCGTGATAATCAAGATAATTTTAGAGTTTTTGGACCAGATGAAACTAAATCAAACAGACTATTTAGTTTATTTGAAGTCACACAACGTCAATGACTTGAAAAAAGTATTCAAAAATATGACGAATGAATTAGTCCTGAAGGAAGAATTATTGACTCACAATTAAGTGAACATCAAGCTGAAGGATTTCTAGAAGGATATGTATTAACAGGAAGACATGGATTTTTTGCTTCTTATGAATCATTTTTAAGAGTAGTAGATTCAATGTTAACCCAACATATGAAATGAATTAAAAAATCATTAGAGTTAAAATGAAGAGCAGATTATCCTTCATTAAATATCATCGCAACATCAAATGCATTCCAACAAGACCATAATGGTTATACTCACCAAGATCCTGGAATTTTAGGACATTTAGCTGATAAACGTCCAGAATTAATACGTGAATATTTACCTGGAGATACCAATACTTTACTTGCAGTAATGGATAAATCATTTAAGGAAAGAAATGTAATTAACCTAATTGTTGCATCAAAACAACCTAGAGAACAATTCTTTAGTATTGAAGAAGCAGAAGAATTAGTTAATAAGGGATATAAAGTTATTGATTGAGCATCAAACGTTTCAAAAAATGAAGAGCCAGATATTGTTTTCGTTTCTTGTGGTGTTGAATCAAATTTAGAATCACTAGCAGCAATTTCAATTATGCATAAAGCCTTTCCAGATCTAAAAATAAGATATGTGAATGTTGTTGATTTACTAAAACTTAGATCACCAAAAATCGATCCAAGAGGAATTAGTGACGAAGAATTTGATAAAGTATTTACTACTAATAAACCAATCATGTTTGCATTCCATGGATACGAAGGATTAATACGTGATATATTCTTTACACGTAAAAATAGAAATCTAGTTG
- the rpsJ gene encoding 30S ribosomal protein S10 yields MKLEIKIKAFDAQLVDDAAKKVVLLAKAENAKISGPIPLPTRKEIITILRSVHVNKKSREQFESRTHKRLIILSEVSDALVDKAKRLELPAGVQISLKSN; encoded by the coding sequence ATGAAATTAGAAATTAAAATAAAAGCTTTTGATGCTCAGTTAGTAGATGACGCTGCTAAAAAAGTTGTGCTATTGGCTAAAGCCGAAAATGCAAAAATTAGTGGTCCAATTCCTCTACCAACACGTAAGGAAATTATTACTATTTTAAGATCTGTCCACGTTAATAAAAAATCTCGTGAACAATTTGAAAGTAGAACACATAAGCGTTTAATTATTTTATCAGAAGTATCTGATGCATTAGTTGACAAGGCAAAAAGATTAGAACTACCTGCCGGAGTTCAAATTAGCTTAAAATCTAATTAG
- the rplC gene encoding 50S ribosomal protein L3 yields MKGILGRKVGMTQLFTADGKLIPATVIEVKPNVVTKVLTSEKNGYVATQLSVEDKKKSQIKNPEINYFKQSNTTPKRFVKEIRNMTGYNLGDTLDTSIFEAGDIVDVTAISKGKGFAGAIKRWNQHIGPKSHGGGGGSQPIRQTGSIGDISGNRVWKGMTMPGHLGAEQVTVQNLEVIKEDAENNLLIIKGSVPGAKGAFLVIKNAKKSVQKRSPISLVNLKEALAKNEIFEHAKKYNLELNMEMSLKEMKLALDEAIAKVEKSEPEGEK; encoded by the coding sequence ATGAAAGGAATCTTAGGAAGAAAAGTTGGAATGACACAACTATTTACCGCTGATGGAAAATTAATTCCAGCAACAGTTATAGAAGTTAAACCAAATGTTGTTACTAAAGTTCTTACCTCAGAAAAAAATGGATATGTTGCAACTCAACTATCTGTTGAAGATAAGAAAAAATCACAAATTAAAAATCCTGAAATTAACTATTTCAAACAATCAAATACAACACCTAAGCGCTTCGTGAAAGAAATCCGTAATATGACCGGATATAACTTGGGTGACACTTTAGATACTTCTATTTTTGAAGCTGGTGACATTGTTGATGTTACTGCTATATCAAAAGGAAAAGGTTTCGCAGGTGCTATTAAAAGATGAAACCAACACATCGGACCTAAATCACATGGTGGTGGTGGTGGATCTCAACCTATAAGACAAACCGGTTCTATTGGAGATATCTCTGGAAATAGAGTTTGAAAAGGTATGACAATGCCTGGACATTTAGGAGCTGAACAAGTTACCGTTCAAAACCTAGAAGTTATAAAAGAAGACGCCGAAAACAACCTTTTAATTATTAAAGGTAGTGTACCAGGTGCTAAGGGTGCATTTCTAGTTATTAAAAATGCTAAGAAATCAGTTCAAAAAAGAAGCCCAATTTCATTGGTTAACTTAAAAGAAGCTTTAGCAAAAAATGAAATTTTCGAACATGCTAAGAAATACAATTTGGAATTAAATATGGAAATGTCATTGAAAGAAATGAAATTAGCTTTAGATGAAGCAATTGCTAAAGTTGAAAAATCAGAACCAGAAGGAGAAAAATAA
- the rplD gene encoding 50S ribosomal protein L4 has translation MAKKSLLEKYYISEKFDKQRNISFNFKKANKKISGNFPNFFEAVEEFIRVSEKTKNDTRVWFHRDGAYRGSVNIEKAKIIVSKVTQSKVENTKAIEFIEKENLVDKALPKKVSIVTKKTNSKRKFNFSTANLPKSVFGLEKIYNQAIFDAILSERGAKRLATHKVKNRGEVSGTGKKPWDQKHTGRARSGSLRSPIFVGGGRAFGPTVERNYDLKINKKARRNALFSALSLLAKDKAVLVKDLQLDKISTRSLLIELAKDDLANLNNILIVSSNETVFMSARNLPNVKVSKVSSLSIESLLAADVLVIGLEEIKFLEGMAK, from the coding sequence ATGGCAAAAAAATCATTATTAGAAAAATACTATATCTCTGAAAAGTTTGATAAACAAAGAAATATTTCATTTAATTTCAAAAAAGCAAATAAGAAAATTTCAGGAAATTTCCCTAACTTTTTTGAAGCTGTTGAAGAATTCATTAGAGTTAGTGAAAAAACCAAAAATGACACTAGAGTATGATTCCACCGTGATGGTGCATACCGTGGATCAGTTAATATAGAAAAAGCTAAAATTATTGTTTCTAAAGTTACTCAATCTAAAGTTGAAAATACTAAAGCAATTGAATTTATCGAAAAAGAAAATCTTGTTGATAAAGCGTTGCCTAAAAAGGTTTCTATTGTTACTAAAAAAACTAATAGTAAAAGAAAATTCAATTTTAGTACAGCAAATTTACCAAAATCAGTATTCGGATTAGAAAAAATTTATAACCAAGCAATATTCGACGCTATTTTATCAGAAAGAGGAGCAAAAAGACTAGCAACTCATAAAGTTAAGAATCGTGGAGAAGTTAGCGGTACTGGTAAAAAACCTTGAGATCAAAAACACACTGGTAGAGCTCGTAGTGGTTCTCTAAGATCACCTATTTTTGTTGGTGGTGGTAGAGCATTCGGACCAACAGTTGAAAGAAATTATGATCTAAAAATTAATAAAAAAGCTAGAAGAAATGCGTTATTTTCAGCACTATCATTGTTAGCTAAAGATAAAGCCGTTCTTGTTAAAGATTTACAATTAGACAAAATTTCTACTAGATCATTATTAATTGAATTGGCAAAAGATGATTTAGCTAATTTAAATAATATATTAATTGTATCTTCAAATGAAACAGTATTTATGTCAGCAAGAAATTTACCAAATGTTAAGGTTTCTAAAGTTTCAAGTTTATCAATTGAATCATTATTAGCTGCTGATGTACTTGTAATTGGATTAGAAGAAATTAAATTCTTAGAAGGGATGGCAAAATAA
- the rplW gene encoding 50S ribosomal protein L23: protein MNVNEVIKYPVLTEKSEISRSGQNVYTFVVDKRTNKIEVKKAVEFIFDVKVLKVNIINYDKKPAKLGRFAGFKNAVKKAIVYLDEKSKIILFADEAKEDKKSSDPKPDKKVEKSLSAAELKAAEKIKKAESSKKMSKSEAAVENEESQSKPKSEAKKADK from the coding sequence ATGAACGTAAATGAAGTTATTAAGTATCCAGTTTTAACAGAAAAATCTGAAATTTCTCGTTCAGGTCAAAATGTTTATACTTTTGTTGTTGACAAACGTACAAACAAAATTGAAGTTAAAAAAGCAGTTGAATTTATTTTTGATGTTAAGGTTTTAAAAGTTAATATTATTAACTATGATAAAAAACCAGCAAAATTAGGAAGATTTGCCGGTTTTAAAAATGCGGTTAAAAAAGCAATCGTTTATTTAGATGAAAAATCAAAAATAATTTTATTTGCTGATGAGGCTAAGGAAGATAAAAAATCAAGTGATCCTAAACCAGATAAAAAAGTTGAAAAAAGCTTATCTGCAGCAGAATTAAAAGCAGCAGAAAAAATTAAGAAAGCTGAATCTTCGAAAAAAATGTCAAAATCAGAAGCTGCAGTAGAAAATGAAGAATCACAATCTAAACCAAAATCTGAAGCAAAAAAAGCTGATAAATAA
- the rplB gene encoding 50S ribosomal protein L2: protein MAIKKFKAYTNGRRNMSSLDYQANLTGHAPEKSLLVTLPSRSGRNNQGKITTRHHGGRLKRFYRIIDFKRNKDGILGKVKTIEYDPNRSANISLVVYADGEKRYIISPKGIKVGQTVISGEAVDIQIGNHMALKDMPEGTLVHNIELQPKQGGIVARSAGSSAQILGKDETGRYVILKLKSGEVRKFLGICRATIGEVGNEEHSLVNIGKAGRNRLRGIRPTVRGSAMNPNDHPHGGGEGHQPIGRKSPMTPWGKKALGVKTRATKKASNQFIIRRRKESK from the coding sequence ATGGCTATTAAGAAATTTAAAGCTTATACAAATGGACGCCGTAATATGTCTTCTCTTGATTATCAAGCAAATTTAACAGGTCATGCACCAGAAAAATCATTGCTTGTTACTCTTCCATCTCGTTCAGGAAGAAATAATCAAGGAAAAATTACTACTCGTCATCATGGTGGTAGATTAAAAAGATTTTATCGTATCATAGATTTCAAAAGAAATAAAGACGGAATCTTAGGTAAGGTAAAAACTATTGAATATGATCCAAATAGATCAGCAAATATTTCATTAGTTGTTTACGCCGATGGTGAAAAAAGATATATCATAAGCCCTAAAGGAATAAAAGTTGGACAAACCGTTATTTCTGGAGAAGCAGTTGATATCCAAATCGGAAACCACATGGCATTAAAAGATATGCCTGAAGGTACACTAGTTCACAATATTGAATTACAACCAAAACAAGGTGGAATTGTTGCCAGATCAGCTGGAAGTTCAGCTCAAATTCTAGGTAAAGATGAAACTGGTAGATATGTAATTTTAAAATTAAAATCAGGTGAAGTTAGAAAATTCCTAGGAATCTGTCGTGCAACAATTGGTGAAGTTGGAAACGAAGAACATTCACTTGTAAATATAGGTAAAGCAGGAAGAAACAGATTAAGAGGTATTAGACCGACTGTTAGAGGTTCTGCTATGAACCCAAATGATCACCCACATGGTGGTGGTGAAGGACATCAACCTATTGGTAGAAAAAGTCCTATGACACCATGAGGTAAAAAGGCACTTGGAGTTAAAACAAGAGCAACCAAAAAAGCATCAAATCAATTTATTATTAGAAGAAGAAAGGAAAGTAAATAA
- the rpsS gene encoding 30S ribosomal protein S19 gives MARSLKKEPFVDDHLMKKVVAILDNKAPKRPIKTWSRRSTIYPDFIGLTFQVHNGHAFIDVFVTNDMVGHKLGEFAPTRTFNGHGADKGKK, from the coding sequence ATGGCACGTTCATTAAAAAAAGAACCATTTGTGGATGACCACTTAATGAAAAAAGTTGTTGCTATTTTAGACAATAAGGCACCAAAACGTCCAATTAAAACATGATCAAGACGTTCAACAATCTATCCTGATTTCATTGGATTAACATTCCAAGTTCACAATGGTCATGCTTTCATTGATGTGTTTGTAACAAATGATATGGTAGGACATAAATTAGGTGAATTCGCACCTACAAGAACATTTAATGGCCATGGCGCAGATAAAGGAAAGAAATAA
- the rplV gene encoding 50S ribosomal protein L22, translating to MNNDIFNKTVHASVKMQRISPRKARLVADLIRYKSVNNALTILKNTNKKATEIIIKLLNSAIANATNNAGLDATKLYVSKILVNDGPTLKRFQPHSRGRAYPILKRTSHFYIEVTEFSNEMNELMNKGDK from the coding sequence ATGAATAATGATATTTTTAATAAAACTGTTCATGCGTCAGTTAAAATGCAAAGAATTAGCCCAAGAAAAGCTAGATTAGTTGCAGATTTAATTCGTTATAAATCAGTTAATAATGCCCTTACTATTCTTAAAAACACAAATAAAAAAGCAACTGAAATTATTATAAAACTTTTAAATTCTGCAATTGCTAACGCAACTAATAATGCAGGGCTTGATGCTACTAAATTGTATGTCTCAAAAATTCTTGTTAATGATGGACCTACATTAAAAAGATTCCAACCTCACTCAAGAGGTAGAGCATACCCTATTTTAAAGAGAACTAGTCATTTTTATATTGAAGTAACTGAATTTTCAAATGAAATGAATGAATTAATGAATAAAGGAGATAAATAA